A genomic segment from Nicotiana sylvestris chromosome 1, ASM39365v2, whole genome shotgun sequence encodes:
- the LOC138874709 gene encoding uncharacterized mitochondrial protein AtMg00810-like — protein MQSPRDSHLKVAMHILRYLKGDPGMGIFLSNSGDYRLRAFCDSNGAACPKTRKSVSGYIVLLGDSPISWKSMKQFTVTLSSAKAGYRSARKVVAELVWLS, from the coding sequence ATGCAAAGTCCTCGAGATTCTCATCTCAAAGTTGCCATGCATATACTTAGATATTTGAAAGGTGATCCTGGTATGGGGATTTTTCTTTCGAACAGTGGAGATTATAGACTAAGAGCTTTTTGTGACTCAAATGGGGCAGCTTGCCCCAAGACTAGAAAATCAGTTAGCGGTTATATTGTATTACTTGGAGACAGTCCAATTAGTTGGAAATCGATGAAACAGTTCACTGTGACACTAAGCTCTGCAAAGGCAGGGTACAGATCTGCAAGAAAGGTAGTTGCAGAGCTTGTTTGGTTGTCTTAA
- the LOC104215393 gene encoding proteasome subunit beta type-6-like, whose protein sequence is MCIFITDSDESHQSNTTTTIVGVTYDDGVILGSTDIITQLTANVFLCHCALGADTQVLLEDARNFLDQETTATVAAEIVGMVLSAYDINNKKNMLQTGVLLGGWDKNGGGKIYEIGFSGVVMEKSNFGVGGYGAVDLNDFLEKEWKKGMTEEEAEQLVVKALSLNNNINSACGGQTASVNSKGFTTAFHPYGTLPIKAEKLELEHMNEKYVGKLELENVNEKPLLECIRAHLLLLLNINEGL, encoded by the coding sequence ATGTGCATCTTCATCACTGATTCCGACGAGTCCCACCAGTCGAACACCACCACCACCATCGTCGGCGTCACGTACGACGACGGCGTCATTCTTGGCTCCACTGACATAATCACACAGCTGACTGCTAATGTTTTCTTGTGTCACTGTGCACTTGGAGCAGATACACAAGTCCTTTTAGAAGATGCTCGCAACTTTCTTGATCAAGAAACTACTGCTACGGTTGCGGCCGAGATTGTTGGTATGGTATTATCTGCATATGACATTAACAACAAGAAAAATATGTTACAAACTGGTGTGCTACTTGGTGGATGGGACAAGAATGGAGGAGGTAAAATATATGAGATAGGTTTTAGTGGTGTGGTAATGGAGAAGTCAAATTTTGGTGTAGGGGGGTATGGGGCTGTTGATTTGAATGATTTCTTGGAGAAAGAATGGAAGAAAGGAATGACTGAAGAAGAAGCTGAGCAATTGGTGGTGAAAGCATTGTCattaaacaacaatattaacagtGCCTGTGGTGGTCAAACTGCGAGTGTAAACTCAAAAGGGTTCACGACAGCTTTTCACCCTTATGGTACACTTCCTATTAAGGCAGAGAAGTTGGAATTGGAGCATATGAATGAGAAGTACGTAGGAAAGTTGGAATTGGAGAATGTGAATGAGAAGCCATTGCTCGAATGTATACGTGCACATTTACTTTTGTTGCTGAACATCAATGAGGGTCTCTAG